From Nitrospirota bacterium, one genomic window encodes:
- a CDS encoding multidrug efflux RND transporter permease subunit has translation MTSHVFIDRPILASVVSIVIVVMGLLALQFLPVAQFPEITPPVVQIDADYPGASAEVAAESVARPIEVTLPGIDNLLYFDSTSSNDGHVTIKLTFEIGTDPDIAQVQTQNREKLAEPQLPTEVIRQGVTVKKVSPDLVAVIVLKSTDPRHDAVFLSNYATLRLVDDLKRVKGVGDALVFGQQNYSMRIILNPLHMAKLGLMPTDIAAIIREQNRDYPAGTIGREPAPKGTELTIPIITKGRLTDVKDFEELIVRALPDGSTVRLKDVARIELGAQSYALEGRWNSKPTTFILTFLSPGANALDTIRRARAQMDELAKNFPPGVSYDIPYDTTRFIEVSIKEVVKTLAEAMVLVVLVVYLFLQSWRATIIPTVAVPVSLIGTFIGLYALGFSINTITLFGMVLAIGIVVDDAIVVVENVERHMREDRLSAKDAAKRAMSEVTSPIIAIVLVLVSVFVPVGFVGGITGALYKQFAATIAISVTVSGFVALTLSPALCAMVLLPQHETRGGFWAFFDRTFGRTQRGYMGVVGAFMVRPVVVMLLFGVLLAVSTGLFKALPKSFLPEEDQGYFIVVAQLPDGASKQRTDAVLERVERYFQANPAVHSTDALSGQNFVFGTRGPNSATMFVPLTLWDERAEPQNHAKALVGAAYGEFAKIPEALLLAFNAPAIRGVGAVGGFSAQLQDPSSGDFKKFAAVAQQFVDRVQKEPAIGRVGTNFRVSSPRLYVHVNRERAKALGIPISDIFDTLQAYFGNFYINDFVKFGRVYHVQTEAEAEYRATPQDISKIYVRAQGAQGFNMIPLDTVVTTEYQSGPDPVNHFNGYNTALVLGAAAPGYSSGQALEALDRVGKEVLVPQGYAIDYSNISFQERRVGGQSTQVFAVGLLMVFLVLAAQFESWVVPFAVILAVPFAIFGALSAVWMRGFENDVYFQIGLVTLIGLSAKNAILIVEFANTRYEAGRPLIEAALEAARLRFRPIIMTSMAFIFGMVPLVVASGAGASSRQSIGTGVMGGMLGATFLAIFFVPLFYVVIRRLTQRRVLAEPVAEELSMTSSPEDQAQDA, from the coding sequence GTGACGTCGCACGTCTTTATCGACAGGCCTATTCTTGCGTCGGTGGTCTCCATCGTCATTGTGGTGATGGGCCTGCTCGCGCTGCAGTTTCTACCTGTCGCCCAGTTTCCGGAGATTACCCCGCCGGTCGTGCAGATCGATGCGGATTATCCAGGCGCCAGCGCGGAAGTTGCCGCAGAATCAGTCGCCCGGCCGATCGAGGTCACGCTTCCCGGCATCGATAATTTATTGTATTTCGATTCCACTAGCAGCAACGATGGACACGTCACGATCAAGCTGACGTTCGAGATCGGCACCGATCCTGACATCGCTCAGGTCCAAACCCAGAACCGTGAAAAGCTCGCCGAGCCGCAACTGCCGACGGAAGTCATCCGGCAGGGTGTCACCGTCAAGAAGGTGTCTCCGGACCTCGTCGCAGTCATCGTCCTGAAGTCCACGGATCCCCGCCATGACGCGGTCTTCCTCTCGAACTATGCCACGCTTCGGCTGGTCGACGATCTGAAGCGGGTCAAGGGCGTCGGGGATGCGCTGGTATTCGGACAGCAGAATTACAGCATGCGGATCATCCTCAATCCCTTGCACATGGCGAAACTGGGTCTCATGCCGACCGACATCGCGGCGATCATTCGAGAGCAGAATCGCGATTATCCAGCCGGGACGATCGGGCGGGAACCGGCGCCGAAGGGCACCGAGCTGACGATTCCGATCATCACGAAGGGCCGACTGACCGATGTAAAGGACTTCGAGGAACTGATCGTGCGTGCATTGCCGGACGGCTCCACGGTCCGGCTGAAGGACGTCGCGCGCATCGAACTGGGTGCCCAGTCCTATGCCCTTGAGGGGCGCTGGAACAGCAAGCCCACGACATTTATTTTGACGTTTCTTTCTCCCGGGGCGAACGCGCTGGACACCATTCGTCGCGCACGCGCGCAGATGGATGAGCTGGCCAAGAACTTCCCCCCCGGGGTGTCCTACGATATTCCCTACGACACTACGCGCTTTATCGAAGTCTCGATCAAAGAAGTGGTCAAGACGTTGGCCGAGGCCATGGTCCTGGTGGTGCTCGTGGTCTATCTGTTTCTCCAAAGCTGGCGTGCCACGATCATTCCAACCGTCGCTGTGCCGGTCTCGCTGATCGGCACCTTCATTGGCCTGTATGCGTTGGGATTCTCGATCAATACGATCACCCTATTCGGAATGGTGCTGGCCATCGGGATCGTGGTCGACGACGCGATTGTGGTCGTGGAAAACGTTGAACGGCACATGCGTGAAGATCGTCTCTCGGCCAAAGACGCGGCGAAGCGGGCGATGAGCGAAGTGACGTCGCCGATTATCGCCATCGTGTTGGTGCTGGTCTCTGTCTTCGTCCCCGTCGGTTTTGTCGGCGGGATCACGGGAGCGCTCTATAAGCAATTTGCCGCGACGATTGCGATCTCGGTCACCGTGTCCGGCTTTGTCGCGCTGACCCTGAGCCCGGCGCTTTGTGCGATGGTCCTCCTCCCGCAGCATGAAACGCGTGGTGGGTTTTGGGCTTTCTTCGACCGGACGTTCGGGCGGACGCAGCGTGGTTATATGGGTGTGGTCGGCGCCTTCATGGTGCGGCCGGTTGTCGTGATGCTGTTGTTCGGAGTGCTCCTCGCCGTCTCGACCGGTCTCTTCAAGGCGCTGCCGAAAAGCTTCCTTCCGGAAGAGGACCAAGGGTATTTCATCGTCGTCGCGCAACTACCGGACGGCGCATCGAAGCAGCGGACCGATGCGGTGCTCGAACGGGTCGAACGGTATTTTCAGGCAAACCCGGCGGTTCATTCAACCGACGCGCTCTCCGGCCAAAACTTCGTCTTTGGCACCAGAGGGCCGAACTCGGCGACGATGTTCGTGCCGCTGACACTCTGGGATGAGCGCGCGGAGCCGCAGAATCATGCGAAGGCGTTGGTCGGGGCGGCCTATGGAGAATTTGCGAAGATCCCTGAAGCCTTGCTGCTGGCGTTCAATGCGCCGGCGATTCGTGGCGTCGGGGCGGTCGGCGGATTCTCTGCACAGCTGCAAGACCCCAGCAGCGGAGACTTTAAGAAGTTTGCGGCGGTCGCGCAGCAGTTCGTCGATCGGGTACAGAAGGAGCCGGCCATCGGTCGGGTCGGGACGAACTTCCGTGTGTCCTCGCCGCGGCTGTACGTGCATGTGAATCGGGAGCGGGCGAAGGCGCTGGGAATCCCGATTTCTGACATCTTCGACACGCTGCAAGCCTACTTCGGGAATTTCTACATTAACGACTTTGTCAAATTCGGCCGCGTCTATCACGTGCAGACAGAGGCGGAGGCGGAGTATCGGGCCACCCCTCAGGATATTTCGAAGATCTATGTGCGGGCTCAGGGTGCCCAGGGCTTCAACATGATTCCCCTCGACACGGTGGTAACGACGGAGTATCAGAGCGGACCGGATCCGGTGAATCACTTCAACGGATATAATACAGCCCTGGTGTTGGGTGCTGCAGCGCCAGGCTACAGTTCTGGTCAGGCGCTCGAAGCGCTCGATCGCGTGGGCAAAGAGGTGCTCGTGCCGCAGGGCTACGCGATCGACTACAGTAACATCTCCTTCCAGGAACGGCGGGTCGGCGGCCAGTCCACCCAGGTCTTTGCCGTCGGTCTCTTGATGGTGTTTCTCGTGCTGGCCGCCCAGTTCGAGAGCTGGGTGGTTCCCTTCGCGGTGATCCTGGCCGTGCCCTTCGCCATTTTCGGCGCCTTGTCAGCCGTGTGGATGCGCGGTTTCGAGAACGATGTGTATTTCCAGATCGGACTGGTAACCTTGATCGGCCTGTCGGCAAAAAATGCGATTCTGATCGTCGAATTTGCCAATACCCGCTATGAAGCGGGACGCCCGTTGATCGAGGCCGCGCTGGAAGCGGCCCGGTTGCGGTTCCGGCCGATCATCATGACCTCCATGGCCTTTATTTTTGGGATGGTCCCGTTGGTCGTGGCTTCAGGCGCGGGGGCCTCAAGCCGTCAGTCGATTGGAACCGGTGTGATGGGTGGGATGCTCGGGGCCACCTTCCTTGCGATCTTTTTTGTGCCGCTCTTTTATGTGGTCATTCGTCGGCTGACCCAGCGTCGTGTATTGGCAGAGCCAGTCGCGGAGGAACTATCGATGACATCATCTCCGGAGGATCAGGCCCAAGATGCGTAA
- a CDS encoding efflux transporter outer membrane subunit yields the protein MRKPVVIGLSCFLMSCAMGPDYERPKTDMAESFRMADASLDAPSIANLPWWELLRDEPLQQLMRIALEENKDLQRAVAVVDEFQARALIARSDYLPGMSVSGNAPSLGRKTIFLFPGFANPFNYYLQGTLTWELDLWGRVRRSNEAARADLLSKEENRRAVVLQLVSGVAESYFNLLQFDMQLDIAKRTLQSWEESVRIAQARLKQGMTSRLDTDQFEAERANAAARMAELERQMVQAENQLSVLLGRKPFSIPRGRALTDQVMPPAVPPGLPSELLQRRPDLLQAEQQLAAATARIGAAKAERFPKISLTGLLGVASPQLSQLFTDPASFGVAGVGLAAPLLNGQVLGFQQEAAEAQARQAVAQYEQTVLTAFREVEDSLVAVRTVRVQTDAQQQQVTALQSALKLAELRYKGGLANYLDVLVARRNLFEAELSLTGTRRLHLVSVVQLYKALGGGWSPEMARQKDLSKG from the coding sequence ATGCGTAAGCCAGTTGTCATTGGCCTCTCGTGTTTTCTCATGTCCTGCGCGATGGGACCGGACTACGAACGCCCCAAGACGGATATGGCAGAGAGCTTTCGGATGGCCGACGCATCGCTGGACGCTCCGTCGATCGCGAATTTGCCTTGGTGGGAACTCCTGCGCGATGAGCCGTTGCAACAGTTGATGCGTATCGCGCTGGAAGAAAATAAGGATCTCCAGCGCGCTGTCGCAGTGGTCGATGAATTCCAAGCCCGTGCACTGATCGCCCGCTCGGACTATCTTCCAGGAATGTCCGTTTCCGGGAATGCACCGTCCTTGGGACGGAAGACGATCTTCCTCTTTCCCGGTTTTGCCAATCCCTTCAACTATTATCTCCAGGGCACTCTCACCTGGGAGCTTGACCTCTGGGGCCGTGTGAGGCGCTCGAACGAAGCGGCTCGTGCCGATCTCCTCTCGAAGGAAGAGAATCGGCGGGCGGTGGTGTTGCAACTTGTGAGCGGCGTCGCAGAAAGTTACTTCAACCTGCTCCAGTTCGATATGCAGTTGGATATCGCCAAGCGGACGTTGCAATCCTGGGAAGAGTCGGTTCGCATTGCGCAAGCCAGGCTGAAACAGGGCATGACGTCGCGCCTCGACACGGATCAGTTTGAAGCGGAACGAGCCAACGCTGCTGCACGGATGGCGGAGCTCGAACGGCAAATGGTGCAGGCGGAAAACCAATTGAGCGTGTTGCTGGGGCGCAAACCATTTTCGATTCCCAGGGGCCGTGCCCTCACGGATCAGGTAATGCCGCCTGCCGTACCGCCCGGTCTGCCTTCGGAACTGTTGCAGCGACGGCCGGACTTGCTGCAGGCAGAACAACAGCTCGCAGCCGCGACGGCCCGTATCGGAGCGGCCAAGGCTGAGCGCTTTCCCAAGATTTCACTCACGGGGTTGCTTGGTGTGGCCAGCCCGCAGCTATCCCAGCTCTTTACCGATCCCGCCTCCTTTGGTGTAGCCGGGGTTGGACTGGCTGCGCCGTTGTTGAACGGACAGGTCCTGGGGTTTCAGCAGGAAGCGGCGGAGGCGCAAGCCAGGCAGGCTGTCGCGCAGTATGAACAGACGGTCTTGACCGCGTTTCGTGAAGTGGAAGATTCACTCGTGGCGGTGCGGACGGTGCGAGTGCAAACCGACGCGCAGCAACAACAAGTGACGGCCCTGCAGTCAGCGCTCAAGTTGGCTGAACTCCGTTATAAGGGTGGATTGGCGAACTATCTTGATGTGCTCGTGGCGCGGCGGAATCTCTTTGAGGCGGAATTGTCCCTGACCGGCACGCGCCGTCTGCATCTGGTCTCGGTGGTGCAACTCTACAAGGCTCTTGGCGGCGGTTGGTCTCCCGAGATGGCCCGACAAAAAGACCTGAGCAAAGGATAA
- a CDS encoding nitroreductase family protein: MDKPAETQYPIHDLLRQRWSPRAFDNRPVEPEKLRSLFEAARWAPSSNNGQPWRFLVVTKENTTEYERLFNCLVEGNQKWAYRAPVLMLSVAQLQFEDGSPNAHALHDTGMAAENLVLQGTALGLVAHQMAGFRSDQARADCHIPEGYVPVAMIAVGYPGDPAVLSDRLRAREVQPRVRKPLTELVYSATWEQPSPLL; encoded by the coding sequence ATGGATAAACCGGCAGAGACGCAGTATCCCATCCACGACCTGTTACGTCAGCGGTGGAGTCCCCGCGCCTTCGACAATCGGCCGGTCGAGCCGGAGAAGCTCCGCAGTCTGTTTGAAGCGGCTCGCTGGGCGCCGTCATCGAATAACGGACAGCCTTGGCGTTTTTTGGTTGTGACCAAAGAGAATACGACCGAGTACGAACGATTGTTCAACTGCCTGGTCGAAGGCAATCAGAAATGGGCCTACCGCGCGCCGGTGCTGATGTTATCCGTGGCGCAACTTCAGTTTGAGGACGGTTCGCCGAATGCCCATGCATTGCATGACACGGGCATGGCGGCAGAGAACCTCGTGCTGCAGGGTACGGCGTTGGGGCTGGTCGCCCATCAGATGGCGGGGTTTCGAAGCGATCAGGCGAGGGCGGACTGTCACATTCCCGAGGGCTATGTGCCGGTGGCCATGATCGCGGTCGGGTATCCGGGCGATCCTGCCGTGCTGTCGGATCGCCTGCGGGCAAGGGAAGTGCAGCCAAGAGTCCGGAAGCCCCTCACAGAGTTGGTGTACTCGGCAACCTGGGAACAGCCCTCGCCTCTTCTCTGA
- a CDS encoding glucose 1-dehydrogenase, with translation MASLSGKVAIVTGSSSGIGRAIAERLAEEGAIVVVNYGTSAEKAQQVVTGIQARGGKAVAVQSDISQVAEARRLVIDTVKQFGRLDILVNNAGKFMPKPLMDTTEADFDQVIGLNAKGPYFAMQEAAKTLKEGGRIVNISTDGTHLSFPGATAYLGSKGALEQYTKGLAQELASRGITVNTVSPGFTETGMMTEPFRQIGIQMSPLKRLGTPKDIADVVAFVVSEEARWLTGQNIHAGGGIVM, from the coding sequence ATGGCCTCACTCAGTGGAAAGGTGGCGATCGTGACCGGATCGTCCAGCGGAATCGGGCGAGCGATCGCGGAGCGCTTGGCCGAAGAGGGCGCGATTGTCGTGGTGAATTACGGGACCAGTGCTGAGAAAGCGCAACAGGTTGTCACGGGCATTCAGGCCAGGGGCGGGAAAGCCGTTGCGGTGCAATCCGACATCAGTCAGGTGGCGGAGGCCCGCCGGCTCGTGATCGACACGGTGAAGCAGTTCGGGCGGCTGGATATTCTCGTGAATAATGCCGGGAAGTTTATGCCAAAACCCCTCATGGACACGACCGAAGCCGACTTCGATCAGGTGATCGGCTTAAACGCCAAGGGTCCTTACTTCGCGATGCAGGAAGCGGCTAAGACCCTTAAAGAGGGTGGCCGCATCGTGAACATTTCCACCGATGGAACCCATTTGAGTTTTCCAGGCGCGACGGCTTATCTTGGCAGCAAGGGTGCGCTGGAACAGTATACGAAGGGACTGGCGCAGGAACTCGCTTCACGTGGGATTACGGTGAATACCGTGTCGCCAGGGTTTACGGAGACAGGCATGATGACCGAGCCGTTTCGCCAGATCGGTATCCAGATGTCGCCGTTGAAGCGGCTGGGTACACCCAAAGACATCGCCGATGTGGTGGCGTTCGTCGTCAGCGAGGAGGCCCGTTGGTTGACGGGCCAGAATATTCATGCCGGCGGCGGCATCGTGATGTAG
- a CDS encoding RidA family protein: protein MGRQNISTGGPWEAKIGYSRAVRVGTSISVSGSTAMTSSGLVGKGDPYAQTIQTFKTIEAALQQAGASLADVVRTRIYMANIDQWQEVGRAHGEVFGTIRPATTMVEVKRLIDPDMLVEIEADAIMSHG from the coding sequence ATGGGACGGCAGAATATTTCCACTGGTGGTCCTTGGGAAGCGAAGATCGGCTATTCACGGGCGGTGCGTGTTGGTACCTCGATCTCCGTCTCCGGTTCGACGGCGATGACCTCTTCCGGCCTGGTCGGCAAGGGGGATCCCTATGCCCAAACGATTCAGACCTTCAAAACGATCGAAGCGGCGCTCCAGCAGGCCGGCGCTTCGCTTGCCGATGTCGTGCGGACGCGCATCTACATGGCGAACATCGATCAATGGCAGGAGGTGGGCCGCGCGCATGGTGAAGTGTTCGGGACCATCAGACCTGCGACGACGATGGTGGAGGTGAAGCGCTTGATCGATCCCGACATGCTGGTTGAAATCGAAGCCGATGCCATTATGAGTCATGGCTAG
- a CDS encoding DNA-3-methyladenine glycosylase 2 family protein: MTGHCPETKFLARVDPVMRRLIREVGPFTLTPRARRSPFESLARAIANQQLHEKAADSILRRFVALFPARRFPQPADLLAMDEQMIRGAGFSQAKVAALRDLAAKTLDGTVPHGRVIKRLEDDAIVERLVAVRGVGRWTVEMLLIFQLGRPDVLPVDDFGVRNGFRIAYDRRAMPAPNEVLRYGERWRPYRTAAAWYLWRAADRAKEEGVGVIL, translated from the coding sequence ATGACCGGGCATTGTCCTGAGACGAAGTTTCTGGCGAGGGTCGATCCAGTGATGCGCCGGTTGATCCGCGAGGTGGGCCCCTTCACGTTAACGCCCCGAGCGCGTCGGTCGCCGTTCGAGTCCTTGGCACGAGCGATTGCGAACCAACAACTGCACGAGAAAGCTGCTGACAGTATTTTGCGCCGGTTCGTTGCCCTGTTTCCGGCTCGGCGTTTTCCTCAACCGGCCGATCTACTGGCGATGGACGAGCAGATGATTCGAGGCGCTGGGTTTTCGCAGGCGAAGGTGGCGGCGCTTCGCGACTTGGCTGCGAAGACGCTCGATGGTACCGTGCCGCACGGTCGTGTCATCAAGAGGCTTGAGGACGATGCGATTGTCGAACGTCTCGTGGCGGTGCGCGGCGTCGGACGTTGGACGGTCGAAATGTTGCTGATCTTCCAGCTGGGCCGTCCCGATGTCCTGCCGGTCGACGACTTCGGTGTGCGTAACGGGTTCCGCATCGCCTACGATCGGCGTGCGATGCCGGCGCCCAACGAGGTGTTGCGATACGGAGAGCGCTGGAGACCCTATCGCACGGCGGCGGCTTGGTATCTCTGGCGTGCGGCCGATCGCGCGAAAGAAGAGGGCGTAGGAGTCATCCTCTAG
- a CDS encoding MBL fold metallo-hydrolase has protein sequence MADQKKRLDSNIAGNFYVDATCINCDTCRQLAPMSFEEVGDFSAVTSQPAEQGLLHQAYQALLACPVGSIGTEHSDKSLMQDAMASFPIHLEGGVSYCGFNSEKSFGANSFFIEHPDGNWLIDSPRYIKHLVEAFERKGGIARIFLTHKDDVADAEKYAAHFGAKRMIHRADIEAVPDAEWIIEGVDSVEVSPEFLIIPVPGHTAGCMALLYKNRFLFTGDHLWWDSEQKMLGAPSRLVWRKHVLVDSIRKLLDYPFEWVLAGHGDRTRLPADEMRAKLQALVERRQPTRVGS, from the coding sequence ATGGCCGATCAGAAGAAACGACTCGATTCCAATATCGCTGGAAATTTCTATGTCGATGCGACCTGTATCAACTGCGACACCTGCCGCCAATTAGCTCCGATGAGCTTCGAGGAAGTCGGCGATTTCTCGGCAGTCACCAGCCAGCCGGCCGAACAAGGGCTTCTCCATCAGGCCTATCAAGCGCTACTCGCCTGCCCCGTCGGTTCGATCGGCACCGAGCACAGTGACAAGTCTCTGATGCAGGACGCGATGGCCAGCTTTCCGATCCATCTGGAGGGCGGTGTCTCCTACTGTGGCTTCAACTCAGAGAAATCGTTCGGTGCGAACAGCTTTTTCATCGAACATCCTGACGGCAACTGGCTCATCGATTCGCCGCGCTACATCAAGCATCTCGTCGAGGCCTTCGAACGAAAGGGCGGCATTGCCCGCATCTTTCTCACGCATAAAGACGATGTGGCCGATGCAGAGAAGTACGCTGCACATTTCGGCGCGAAGCGGATGATTCATCGGGCGGACATCGAAGCGGTTCCGGATGCGGAATGGATCATCGAAGGAGTCGACAGCGTCGAGGTCTCGCCGGAGTTTCTGATTATTCCTGTGCCAGGCCATACGGCAGGCTGCATGGCTCTCCTCTACAAGAATCGGTTCCTTTTCACGGGTGATCATCTCTGGTGGGACTCCGAGCAGAAGATGCTCGGCGCTCCGAGCCGGCTGGTCTGGAGAAAACATGTGCTGGTGGACTCGATCAGGAAGCTCCTCGACTACCCATTCGAATGGGTTCTGGCCGGGCATGGGGATCGGACGCGATTACCGGCTGATGAGATGCGCGCGAAGTTGCAGGCGTTGGTCGAACGTCGCCAGCCCACCAGGGTGGGGTCATAG
- a CDS encoding VTT domain-containing protein, which produces MTTVQFLVDHGASVLFWVVFIEQVGLPIPAIPLLIAAGALVGAGKMSVLTALLIPVAASLPPDLAWYYLGRLKGGKVLGFLCRMSMEPDSCVRDTENLFHRHGWRALLFAKFIPGFSTVAPPLAGIVGMGAARFLLYDTAGALIWVGVCAGIGALFSNQLEQVALLIDQTGGWFLMIIGVGLVGFIAYKFLHRQKFLRDLRMAKITVDELKQRMDAGDLITIVDVRHPMALELDPETIPGSLNFRMEEIEHRHHEIPRDRDIILYCSCPNEVSSARTAFLLKKKGVHRVRPLEGGLDAWRERKFPIERRS; this is translated from the coding sequence ATGACCACCGTGCAGTTTCTTGTCGATCACGGCGCCTCGGTCCTGTTCTGGGTTGTGTTTATCGAACAGGTGGGCCTGCCGATTCCTGCTATTCCCCTCTTGATTGCCGCCGGCGCACTCGTAGGAGCCGGCAAGATGAGCGTCCTGACCGCGCTGCTGATTCCTGTTGCCGCGTCGCTGCCTCCCGACCTCGCCTGGTATTACCTGGGTCGGTTGAAGGGGGGGAAGGTGCTGGGTTTCTTATGCCGGATGTCGATGGAGCCAGACTCCTGCGTGAGGGATACGGAAAATCTCTTTCATCGGCATGGATGGCGCGCGCTGCTCTTTGCAAAGTTCATCCCTGGATTCAGCACGGTGGCTCCTCCGTTGGCCGGCATCGTGGGCATGGGGGCCGCAAGGTTTCTCTTGTACGATACAGCCGGGGCGCTGATTTGGGTCGGGGTCTGCGCCGGAATCGGCGCGCTCTTCAGCAACCAACTTGAACAGGTTGCTCTGCTCATTGACCAGACCGGTGGCTGGTTTCTCATGATCATCGGGGTCGGCCTGGTCGGATTTATCGCCTATAAGTTCCTTCACCGGCAGAAGTTTCTGCGAGATCTCCGAATGGCGAAGATCACCGTGGATGAATTGAAGCAGCGTATGGATGCCGGCGATCTCATCACCATTGTCGACGTGCGGCATCCGATGGCTCTGGAGTTGGATCCCGAGACGATCCCAGGATCCTTGAACTTTCGGATGGAGGAGATCGAACATCGCCATCACGAAATTCCGCGCGACCGGGACATTATCCTCTACTGCTCCTGTCCGAACGAAGTGTCCAGTGCCCGCACCGCATTTCTTTTGAAGAAGAAAGGCGTCCACCGTGTCCGTCCGCTCGAAGGGGGCCTCGATGCCTGGCGGGAACGGAAGTTTCCGATTGAGCGGCGCAGCTGA
- a CDS encoding DUF1772 domain-containing protein: MTGALIIFANWPYTLIFLVPTNNRLLAIPLESAGPETRRMIEAWGRGHLVRGCRILLGGLLLSSQIGPTSSLANP; encoded by the coding sequence TTGACCGGTGCCCTCATCATTTTTGCTAACTGGCCCTATACACTCATCTTTTTGGTACCGACCAATAACAGGTTGCTGGCCATTCCCCTGGAGTCCGCCGGACCAGAGACCCGCAGGATGATTGAGGCGTGGGGGCGAGGACATTTGGTCCGCGGTTGTCGCATTCTTCTTGGCGGCCTTCTCCTGAGTAGCCAGATCGGTCCTACATCATCTCTGGCAAACCCTTGA
- a CDS encoding SUMF1/EgtB/PvdO family nonheme iron enzyme has translation MMQSRNMIHGMMFGLLSVLWITNDLSLANEAPLAKPEPVPAPAQVPAPAQPKPHVAESEPKPPGKVHPPSTAGATSKPVSPPQLPAEITGKDAVPMMLVPAGEFTMGSDKGDDDEQPIHRAFLDSFYMDKFEVTNGRFAKFVEAIQSEPPWGFADKETPVVHSDRPVRWVNWMEAMGYCLWAGKRLPTEAEWEKAARGADGRIYPWGSDAPTPAHAVFGLKEGADTVSPVGNRDKGKSPYGVHDLAGNLYEWVTDWYDEEFYKKNPAINPRGPVEGTAKVQRGGSYINNPYRLRSSFRTKGDPTEHDPNVGFRCAQDAPKLP, from the coding sequence ATGATGCAGTCTCGGAACATGATTCACGGCATGATGTTCGGCTTGTTGTCGGTGTTATGGATCACCAACGATCTTTCACTGGCGAATGAAGCGCCGCTTGCCAAGCCGGAGCCGGTTCCAGCACCAGCTCAAGTTCCAGCCCCAGCCCAACCCAAGCCCCATGTGGCAGAGAGTGAACCGAAGCCACCTGGAAAGGTACATCCTCCTTCTACTGCTGGAGCCACCTCAAAGCCGGTCAGTCCGCCCCAACTGCCTGCCGAGATCACCGGAAAAGATGCTGTTCCCATGATGCTGGTCCCAGCCGGTGAGTTCACGATGGGGAGCGACAAGGGTGATGACGACGAGCAGCCGATCCATCGTGCCTTCCTCGACAGTTTCTATATGGATAAGTTCGAAGTGACGAACGGCCGATTTGCGAAGTTTGTCGAGGCGATTCAGAGTGAACCGCCTTGGGGCTTCGCGGATAAGGAGACCCCGGTGGTCCATTCGGATCGTCCGGTCCGATGGGTGAACTGGATGGAAGCCATGGGTTATTGTCTCTGGGCCGGGAAGCGATTGCCGACCGAGGCAGAATGGGAGAAAGCCGCCAGAGGTGCGGATGGAAGGATCTATCCCTGGGGGAGTGATGCGCCGACGCCGGCCCATGCGGTCTTCGGGTTAAAAGAAGGGGCGGACACGGTTTCTCCCGTCGGCAATCGCGACAAGGGGAAAAGTCCCTATGGTGTCCACGATCTGGCGGGCAATCTGTACGAATGGGTGACCGACTGGTACGACGAAGAGTTTTATAAGAAGAATCCTGCCATCAACCCGCGTGGACCGGTCGAGGGCACCGCGAAGGTGCAACGCGGCGGCTCCTATATCAACAATCCCTATCGGCTCCGGTCGTCTTTTCGGACGAAAGGCGATCCCACCGAGCATGATCCGAACGTCGGATTTCGCTGCGCCCAGGACGCCCCGAAACTGCCGTAG
- the aqpZ gene encoding aquaporin Z yields MNRLAAEAIGTFWLVFGGCGSAVLAAAFPQVGIGLLGVSFAFGLTVLTMAYAIGHISGCHLNPAVSVGLVVGKRFPASDLPGYIGAQVLGAVLGAGTLYLIASGKAGFDLGGFASNGYGEHSPGGYSLMAALLTEVVLTFMFLFIILGATDSRAPQGFAPIAIGLGLTLIHLIGIPITNLSVNPARSTGPALFVGGWALGQLWLFWIAPIIGAALAGVAYPLIAGSPKR; encoded by the coding sequence ATGAATCGACTGGCAGCAGAAGCGATCGGCACGTTTTGGCTGGTGTTCGGGGGATGCGGGAGCGCCGTGCTGGCCGCCGCCTTTCCACAAGTCGGGATTGGCCTGCTCGGTGTATCCTTCGCTTTCGGACTGACCGTCCTCACGATGGCCTATGCCATTGGCCATATTTCCGGCTGCCATCTAAACCCGGCCGTCTCCGTGGGCCTCGTGGTCGGTAAACGTTTCCCGGCCAGCGATCTCCCTGGATACATCGGCGCCCAAGTACTCGGTGCGGTCCTCGGAGCCGGAACGCTCTATCTCATCGCCAGCGGGAAAGCTGGCTTTGACCTCGGCGGCTTCGCCTCCAACGGGTACGGAGAACATTCCCCGGGCGGCTATTCGCTCATGGCCGCGCTCCTCACCGAAGTCGTACTCACCTTCATGTTTCTGTTCATTATCCTGGGAGCCACCGACAGCCGCGCACCCCAAGGCTTCGCGCCCATCGCAATCGGCCTGGGCCTGACGCTCATCCACTTGATCGGCATCCCGATCACCAATCTCTCCGTCAACCCGGCGCGCAGCACTGGCCCCGCCCTCTTCGTGGGAGGCTGGGCGCTCGGCCAACTCTGGCTCTTCTGGATCGCCCCGATCATCGGTGCCGCATTGGCAGGAGTCGCCTATCCTCTGATCGCAGGCAGCCCGAAACGATAA